One genomic segment of Sander lucioperca isolate FBNREF2018 chromosome 10, SLUC_FBN_1.2, whole genome shotgun sequence includes these proteins:
- the slc45a4b gene encoding solute carrier family 45 member 4 isoform X2, protein MGGEAEEREASGHSERRKPKEEAEESEKEMEEEGRSMQIPMFRWVMHGAVMFGREFCYAMETALVTPVLLQIGLPEQYYSLTWFLSPILGLLFTPVIGSASDRCTLRWGRRRPFILALCVGVLLGVALFLNGSLIGLSVGDSPSSQPIGIVLTVVGVVVLDFCADASEGPIRAYLLDVADTDEQDMALNIHAFSAGLGGAVGYMLGGLDWTGTALGRAFKSQEQVLFMFAGIIFIISVTLHMLSIPEQPLAPSNQLKVTGSGESTSQLSFRAVGHTPPLLDVIAEEDASARAPSREGNRSDPEEGEMDFLAVERVRSKSDSVLAMPDATIELDSDLDPDTQFFQPEVHRLQRELEDDYKPSDHSIGPSSTSGGPPALTDGMVVLEPTNPAWPELRGPTNGPPSLLQISSGSEDSHLKTQVKAVNGVNAGLSTSDHSNEMKSHASSRLPSRPSNTLVSSRPHPHTFYRQPSFTFSYYGRVGSQRYRLRRTAPSSPRPITTSQSLNDLSKLQRCGDRRELQLSASSLSSEGSSSEGGPDKGTTVRLLWLSMLKMPRQLWRLCVCHLLTWFSIIAEAVFYTDFMGQVIYHGDPTAPANSTELLNYHKGVQMGCWGLVVYAATAAVCSAILQKYLDNFDLSIKIVYIVGTLGFSIGTAVMAIFPNVYVAMVMISSMGIISLSISYCPYALLGQYHEIKEYIHHSPANTRRGFGIDCAILSCQVYISQILVASALGAVVDAVGSVRVIPAVASGGAFLGFLTACFLVIYPDMEPTSLEKGLVGLPGDSDPNGGRTSDQRLALLSLTDGDSLKRTDN, encoded by the exons gTCTTCCTGAGCAATATTACAGTTTAACCTGGTTCCTCAGTCCTATCCTGGGTCTCCTCTTCACACCTGTGATTGGCTCAGCCAGTGACCGATGTACTCTGCGATGGGGCCGGAGAAGACCATTCATTCTGGCCCTGTGTGTAGGTGTGCTGCTGGGAGTGGCGCTGTTCTTAAATGGATCATTAATAG GCCTTTCTGTTGGTGATAGTCCTAGCAGCCAGCCAATAGGCATAGTCCTCACTGTAGTTGGTGTGGTGGTGCTGGATTTCTGTGCCGATGCCTCTGAGGGACCAATCAGAGCTTACCTTCTTGATGTTGCTGACACTGACGAGCAAGATATGGCCCTAAATATTCATGCTTTCTCGGCTG GGCTCGGCGGAGCAGTGGGCTACATGCTAGGTGGTCTAGACTGGACTGGCACAGCTCTGGGCCGAGCATTTAAATCACAGGAACAGGTCCTCTTCATGTTTGCAGGCATCATCTTCATTATCTCTGTcacactgcacatgctcagtatcCCTGAGCAACCTTTAGCTCCTTCCAATCAGCTTAAAGTCACAGGAAGTGGGGAGTCTACCAGCCAGTTGTCTTTCAGGGCCGTTGGTCACACTCCACCTTTACTTGATGTGATTGCAGAGGAGGATGCTTCAGCACGAGCTCCGTCCCGAGAGGGCAACAGATCAGATCCTGAGGAAGGAGAAATGGACTTCCTTGCTGTGGAGCGAGTGCGGAGTAAAAGTGATTCAGTCTTAGCCATGCCAGATGCCACAATTGAGTTGGATTCTGACCTCGACCCAGATACACAATTTTTCCAGCCAGAGGTGCATCGCTTGCAGCGAGAGCTAGAAGATGATTATAAGCCATCAGACCACAGTATTGGGCCTTCGTCTACTTCCGGTGGACCACCCGCCCTTACTGATGGGATGGTGGTCTTAGAGCCTACAAATCCAGCTTGGCCTGAGCTTAGGGGTCCAACAAACGgccctccttctctccttcagATCAGTTCTGGCTCAGAGGACTCACATCTGAAAACACAG GTCAAGGCTGTCAATGGTGTCAATGCTGGCTTGTCCACTTCTGACCACTCCAATGAAATGAAAAGCCATGCCTCCAGTAGGCTGCCGAGCCGGCCCTCCAACACCTTAGTTTCATCAcgaccacacccacacaccttCTACAGACAG CCCTCCTTCACTTTCTCCTACTATGGACGAGTGGGATCACAGCGCTATCGACTGCGAAGGACAGCACCATCAAGCCCTCGGCCGATTACCACCTCCCAAAGTTTGAATGACCTGAGTAAACTCCAGCGGTGTGGGGACAGGCGGGAGTTGCAGCTGTCAGCTAGCAGTCTGTCATCTGAGGGCTCCAGCAGTGAGGGAGGACCAGACAAGGGTACAACTGTTCGACTGCTCTGGTTATCCATGTTGAAG ATGCCTAGGCAGCTGtggagattgtgtgtgtgtcacctccTCACATGGTTCTCCATTATAGCTGAAGCTGTGTTTTACACCGATTTTATGGGGCAAGTCATCTACCACGGAGACCCCAcg GCACCAGCCAATTCCACAGAGCTACTTAACTATCACAAAGGAGTACAGATGGGCTGCTGGGGACTGGTGGTCtatgctgctactgctgctgtctgctctg CAATCCTTCAAAAGTACCTGGATAATTTTGATCTGAGCATTAAGATTGTCTACATTGTTGGAACTCTGGGATTCTCAATAG GAACTGCTGTTATGGCAATCTTCCCTAATGTTtatgttgccatggtgatgaTCAGTAGCATGGGCATCATCTCCTTGAGTATCTCCTACTGTCCCTATGCATTACTCGGGCAGTACCATGAAATCAAAGAG TACATTCACCACAGTCCAGCAAACACTAGAAGAGGTTTTGGTATTGACTGCGCTATCTTATCCTGCCAG GTCTATATCAGCCAGATTCTGGTTGCATCGGCCCTCGGCGCTGTGGTAGACGCAGTTGGCAGTGTGCGTGTCATTCCTGCAGTGGCCTCTGGGGGCGCCTTCCTTGGCTTCCTTACTGCCTGTTTCCTCGTTATTTATCCTGATATGGAGCCCACCAGCTTAGAGAAGGGCTTGGTGGGTTTACCTGGAGATTCAGACCCAAATGGAGGAAGGACCAGTGACCAGAGATTGGCTCTGCTGAGTCTCACAGATGGAGATAGTCTAAAGAGGACAGACAATTAA
- the slc45a4b gene encoding solute carrier family 45 member 4 isoform X1 — protein MGGEAEEREASGHSERRKPKEEAEESEKEMEEEGRSMQIPMFRWVMHGAVMFGREFCYAMETALVTPVLLQIGLPEQYYSLTWFLSPILGLLFTPVIGSASDRCTLRWGRRRPFILALCVGVLLGVALFLNGSLIGLSVGDSPSSQPIGIVLTVVGVVVLDFCADASEGPIRAYLLDVADTDEQDMALNIHAFSAGLGGAVGYMLGGLDWTGTALGRAFKSQEQVLFMFAGIIFIISVTLHMLSIPEQPLAPSNQLKVTGSGESTSQLSFRAVGHTPPLLDVIAEEDASARAPSREGNRSDPEEGEMDFLAVERVRSKSDSVLAMPDATIELDSDLDPDTQFFQPEVHRLQRELEDDYKPSDHSIGPSSTSGGPPALTDGMVVLEPTNPAWPELRGPTNGPPSLLQISSGSEDSHLKTQQVKAVNGVNAGLSTSDHSNEMKSHASSRLPSRPSNTLVSSRPHPHTFYRQPSFTFSYYGRVGSQRYRLRRTAPSSPRPITTSQSLNDLSKLQRCGDRRELQLSASSLSSEGSSSEGGPDKGTTVRLLWLSMLKMPRQLWRLCVCHLLTWFSIIAEAVFYTDFMGQVIYHGDPTAPANSTELLNYHKGVQMGCWGLVVYAATAAVCSAILQKYLDNFDLSIKIVYIVGTLGFSIGTAVMAIFPNVYVAMVMISSMGIISLSISYCPYALLGQYHEIKEYIHHSPANTRRGFGIDCAILSCQVYISQILVASALGAVVDAVGSVRVIPAVASGGAFLGFLTACFLVIYPDMEPTSLEKGLVGLPGDSDPNGGRTSDQRLALLSLTDGDSLKRTDN, from the exons gTCTTCCTGAGCAATATTACAGTTTAACCTGGTTCCTCAGTCCTATCCTGGGTCTCCTCTTCACACCTGTGATTGGCTCAGCCAGTGACCGATGTACTCTGCGATGGGGCCGGAGAAGACCATTCATTCTGGCCCTGTGTGTAGGTGTGCTGCTGGGAGTGGCGCTGTTCTTAAATGGATCATTAATAG GCCTTTCTGTTGGTGATAGTCCTAGCAGCCAGCCAATAGGCATAGTCCTCACTGTAGTTGGTGTGGTGGTGCTGGATTTCTGTGCCGATGCCTCTGAGGGACCAATCAGAGCTTACCTTCTTGATGTTGCTGACACTGACGAGCAAGATATGGCCCTAAATATTCATGCTTTCTCGGCTG GGCTCGGCGGAGCAGTGGGCTACATGCTAGGTGGTCTAGACTGGACTGGCACAGCTCTGGGCCGAGCATTTAAATCACAGGAACAGGTCCTCTTCATGTTTGCAGGCATCATCTTCATTATCTCTGTcacactgcacatgctcagtatcCCTGAGCAACCTTTAGCTCCTTCCAATCAGCTTAAAGTCACAGGAAGTGGGGAGTCTACCAGCCAGTTGTCTTTCAGGGCCGTTGGTCACACTCCACCTTTACTTGATGTGATTGCAGAGGAGGATGCTTCAGCACGAGCTCCGTCCCGAGAGGGCAACAGATCAGATCCTGAGGAAGGAGAAATGGACTTCCTTGCTGTGGAGCGAGTGCGGAGTAAAAGTGATTCAGTCTTAGCCATGCCAGATGCCACAATTGAGTTGGATTCTGACCTCGACCCAGATACACAATTTTTCCAGCCAGAGGTGCATCGCTTGCAGCGAGAGCTAGAAGATGATTATAAGCCATCAGACCACAGTATTGGGCCTTCGTCTACTTCCGGTGGACCACCCGCCCTTACTGATGGGATGGTGGTCTTAGAGCCTACAAATCCAGCTTGGCCTGAGCTTAGGGGTCCAACAAACGgccctccttctctccttcagATCAGTTCTGGCTCAGAGGACTCACATCTGAAAACACAG CAGGTCAAGGCTGTCAATGGTGTCAATGCTGGCTTGTCCACTTCTGACCACTCCAATGAAATGAAAAGCCATGCCTCCAGTAGGCTGCCGAGCCGGCCCTCCAACACCTTAGTTTCATCAcgaccacacccacacaccttCTACAGACAG CCCTCCTTCACTTTCTCCTACTATGGACGAGTGGGATCACAGCGCTATCGACTGCGAAGGACAGCACCATCAAGCCCTCGGCCGATTACCACCTCCCAAAGTTTGAATGACCTGAGTAAACTCCAGCGGTGTGGGGACAGGCGGGAGTTGCAGCTGTCAGCTAGCAGTCTGTCATCTGAGGGCTCCAGCAGTGAGGGAGGACCAGACAAGGGTACAACTGTTCGACTGCTCTGGTTATCCATGTTGAAG ATGCCTAGGCAGCTGtggagattgtgtgtgtgtcacctccTCACATGGTTCTCCATTATAGCTGAAGCTGTGTTTTACACCGATTTTATGGGGCAAGTCATCTACCACGGAGACCCCAcg GCACCAGCCAATTCCACAGAGCTACTTAACTATCACAAAGGAGTACAGATGGGCTGCTGGGGACTGGTGGTCtatgctgctactgctgctgtctgctctg CAATCCTTCAAAAGTACCTGGATAATTTTGATCTGAGCATTAAGATTGTCTACATTGTTGGAACTCTGGGATTCTCAATAG GAACTGCTGTTATGGCAATCTTCCCTAATGTTtatgttgccatggtgatgaTCAGTAGCATGGGCATCATCTCCTTGAGTATCTCCTACTGTCCCTATGCATTACTCGGGCAGTACCATGAAATCAAAGAG TACATTCACCACAGTCCAGCAAACACTAGAAGAGGTTTTGGTATTGACTGCGCTATCTTATCCTGCCAG GTCTATATCAGCCAGATTCTGGTTGCATCGGCCCTCGGCGCTGTGGTAGACGCAGTTGGCAGTGTGCGTGTCATTCCTGCAGTGGCCTCTGGGGGCGCCTTCCTTGGCTTCCTTACTGCCTGTTTCCTCGTTATTTATCCTGATATGGAGCCCACCAGCTTAGAGAAGGGCTTGGTGGGTTTACCTGGAGATTCAGACCCAAATGGAGGAAGGACCAGTGACCAGAGATTGGCTCTGCTGAGTCTCACAGATGGAGATAGTCTAAAGAGGACAGACAATTAA